A genomic stretch from Hemibagrus wyckioides isolate EC202008001 linkage group LG20, SWU_Hwy_1.0, whole genome shotgun sequence includes:
- the ncbp2as2 gene encoding protein NCBP2AS2, with protein MVLRRLVHALINNAQLVERLAESRPIRRAAQLTAFAITRAQIAGKDAARQIRAGELGQKGARLRDTFLREVKEGMRDASRQIKDKK; from the coding sequence ATGGTGTTACGGAGGCTCGTGCACGCGTTAATCAACAACGCTCAGCTAGTGGAGAGGCTAGCCGAGTCGCGGCCCATCCGGCGTGCGGCGCAACTCACCGCCTTCGCCATCACGCGCGCGCAGATCGCCGGCAAGGACGCCGCGCGCCAGATCCGTGCCGGAGAGCTGGGTCAGAAAGGCGCGAGACTCCGGGACACTTTCCTCAGAGAGGTGAAGGAGGGGATGAGAGACGCGTCCAGACAAATCAAAGACAAGAAGTGA